In a single window of the Delftia tsuruhatensis genome:
- a CDS encoding YfiR family protein, translated as MAATLMMLQVGLAQAQPSADEHEQAVTRTVLGILGYTRWPMETPVLRLCVLGTTEYADDLLGVASQAVGNQRLEVRRVAPADARALADCEGIYAGQLDESAWRRLMEQLAGRPLLTISERGELCRIGAMFCLRRRGEGTGFEVSLDSVARSGLRVNPKVLQLARHRPAP; from the coding sequence CAGGTGGGGCTGGCGCAGGCCCAGCCGTCTGCCGATGAGCATGAGCAGGCGGTGACACGCACCGTTCTAGGCATCCTTGGGTATACGCGCTGGCCCATGGAGACCCCGGTGCTGCGGCTGTGCGTGCTGGGAACGACCGAGTATGCCGACGACCTGCTCGGCGTTGCCAGCCAGGCCGTGGGCAACCAGCGCCTGGAAGTGCGGCGCGTGGCGCCCGCCGATGCGCGGGCCCTGGCGGACTGCGAGGGCATCTATGCAGGTCAGCTCGATGAGTCCGCGTGGCGCAGGCTGATGGAGCAACTGGCAGGGCGCCCGCTGCTGACCATCAGCGAGCGCGGCGAACTGTGCCGCATCGGTGCCATGTTCTGTCTGCGCCGCCGTGGCGAAGGGACGGGCTTCGAGGTCAGTCTCGATTCCGTGGCCCGCAGCGGATTGCGCGTCAATCCCAAGGTACTGCAGCTCGCACGCCACCGTCCCGCGCCATGA